The following are encoded in a window of Candidatus Desulfatibia profunda genomic DNA:
- the trxA gene encoding thioredoxin, whose product MAEGVMEIEDSSFEAEVLQSEKPVLVDFWAPWCGPCRAIAPVVGELAAAFGDKIKFAKCNVDNNPITPGKYGIKSIPTLILYNNGEIVDKVIGIVAKSKLEEMLNKV is encoded by the coding sequence ATGGCAGAAGGTGTTATGGAAATTGAAGACAGCAGTTTTGAGGCCGAAGTGTTGCAGTCGGAAAAACCGGTCCTGGTCGATTTCTGGGCCCCCTGGTGTGGCCCCTGCCGGGCAATCGCACCTGTTGTCGGAGAACTGGCCGCTGCCTTTGGCGACAAAATCAAATTTGCCAAATGCAATGTTGATAACAATCCGATCACACCTGGAAAATACGGGATTAAATCTATACCTACCCTTATTTTGTATAACAACGGAGAAATCGTCGACAAGGTTATCGGTATCGTTGCCAAGTCCAAACTCGAGGAAATGTTAAACAAAGTTTAA